CTACAGCCCGCAGTGGGGGATGCTGGAGGGGCTGTGTTAGCTTTGGGAGTGGGGGACCAGTTGGTCTTAGGGCGCCCTTGAGCAGGTGTTTTCTCTCTTGTGCACCTGCTGAAATTTCACAGCTGGGTTCCAGGTGTCTGCAGGCTGGTACTTCAGGGCGGTGGAAGTCAGAAGGCCTTGCCCCTCTCAGGTCAGGGGGCTGGGTGCCAGCTGGCTGGCTGTTTCCCTAAGGCCCCCTGCTTCTGAGGAGGGAATGGGGGAGGTGGCCCTGCCTCAGCAACAggcatttttaggtttttttggTCCTTGTTGTCATGTTATCCCAGGGGCTGCAGCAGCCTTAGTTCAGCACTAAGGCCACACCTGGTAGGTCGGACATGGTAGCCAGCAGACACCTGGAATGCTGCCCAGCATCCCCATGCCTGGCTCTAGTGGAGCTCAGACTGGCTTTGTGAGTGGGTTGTCATCTTTTCTCAGCATGCATCCATGGGAGGTTCAGGAGGTTGGCAGGAGAGCCAGCTATTCACCTGGCTCCCTTATCTGCTTACGTGGAGGGACACCAGTCTTACTGATGGCATGGTATGAGCTTCCAGTCTTCCTGTGGGCAGAGAGGCACCCAGCTTAGAGGAAAGTGAGGCCATAGCCTGCTGTGTCCCCGTGCATTTCTTCTGGAAGCATTTTAGCATCAATTAACCTTGGAGGGAGGGTCACCACCTTGGCTAACTCATCAGGAAGCTGGGACCCAGAGAGGGTAATGGATATCCAGTCACATGGGCATGAGGCCTGAGCTGGCGCAGGGGCTGGGCTCCCTCCATCCAGCATAAGCACCTCATAGCCAGCTCCTGGGCCTAGTCAGCCACCCAGGTGGGGCACAGAAGGCGGTCTTGGGTGGGCACCCTCACCCACCTGTGTGGCAGGTGATTACATTGTGGGGCTTGGACATGTGCCCCAGGGGAGGTTGTGCCCTGGTTCGTGGACACTCGCAGGAGGGGTCTAATCCAGGATGGGGCCTCAGGCCTCTGTGTTGAGTACCAGACGACCCTCAGAGCTGGTTGGAAAGGCTGCTGTGATGGGAAGTGAGCAGAGTGCCAACTTTGGGAGTGTGTAGGGCTGGGGGGCTGGAGAGCCACAGAGGCAGGGGCCTGAGAGGCACTGAAGGACCGGTTCATGCAGGAGCCCCATGCTGGGGCCATGGGCAGTTTGTCCACCCTGGGCCCCTCCATGTGCTCACCGGAGCACGGGTGGCATGTCCTCCAGCCTGAGGTCCCTCCCCCTGGGATCTCTGTCTGCCACCTCTCTGTGTGAGAGGGCTTTGGCTCCAGTCCAGCTGTGCCCCAAGCTGTCATGGGCCTAAGCAGGTGGTCAGCCTCTAGATCTGAAGCACCTGGCCTCTCAGAGCCAAGAGCATGGACCACAGCCCATAGCTGGGAGCCTCAGAGGAGGAGGGGGTGTCTTGGTGTCCAGCACCAGGGGAGAGGTGAGGAGGGGTGGGGCTCCCCATCACCTCCTGTGTCTGCCAGCCTCCATCTCTGGGCCCTTAGCACCTCAGGGCTGCAGTGTGAGGGAGACCCTGAGTAGCGTGCAGGAGAGGCTGGTTCCCGCCGAGGACGGGCCTCTGCTATAAGGTCTAAGGCATTTGGGGTCACCTACACTGGGGTGCTGCCGTGATAAGGCCCAAGGTGGGCTGTGGGCAATCTGGACAGAGGTGGCAGGGAGCGGGCCTGGGGTATGAGCTTGTGACAAGATGGAAGGGGGGGTAGAGGGACTTGGAAAGGTGACGGAAGTAGTCTTTCATGTGTGAAGATTGAGCAGGAATGTGATTCCCCAGGGAAAACTTAAGAGTCCTGGGCCCTGCCAGGTCAGACACAACTGCcagaggctggaggaggcagCGGTCTGGCTAATATCCCAGGGGCTGCAGAGCCACCCAGCATGGCTCCTTGCCCTTTCTCTCTGGGGCCAGGGCAGCGCCCCACCTGGCTGACAGCACCTTCTCCCCGCAGATGTCAGGCTGGTGTCCGAGCAGTTCTCACAGTCCCCACAGAAGCTGTCTTTCTACAGCTGGTATGGCAGCGCCAGGCTCTTCCAATTCCGCGTGCCCCCAGACACCGTGCTGCTGCGCTGCCTGTTCCACGTGTCACGGGGAGGCAGTCCCACGTGTGCCAACGTGGAGATCACCGTGTAGGTGCccactacccacccaccctcgCCGACCCAAGGCCCACATCTGATGcctgccctgctctccctgctccagGTACTTCCGCTATGGCGCCCCGCCAGTCATCAACCCCCTGGGCACCAGCTTCCCTGACAATACCTCTGTGCAGCCCTCCTTCCTCGTCAAGATGCTAGAGAGCAACGCCTCTGTTAACATCTCCCACCCTGCACCCGGGGACTGGTTTGTGGCTGCCCACCTGCCCCCTTCATCCCAGAAGATTGAGGTGAAGGTGAGGAGGGTTGCCACCCACATAGAAGGGGCAGGACCCCTCGGTGCAGGAATGTCTGTCGTTGGCAGTTTCTTTCTCAGAGCAGGCCTCACTCTAGGCTGTCCTGCTCCagtcctgcccaccccaccccgcacACCTGGGCTCTCTGCCCAGCTCTCCCACACATCTGCATTATTTTCCCCCACCACTTATTCTTTCCCTAGGGCTTTGCTCCCACCTGTGCCTACATCTTCCAGCCGGACATGCTGGTCGTGAGGGTAGTTGAGGTCTCCATTCTGGAGCCAGATATGCCCCTTCTGCAgaccctcctctcccaccccagctacCTCAAGTGAGTGGGAGCACTTGGAGGAGGCCCAGCATCTGGCTTGGTGGAGGGGGTGGGCCTGGTGTTGTCCCTGTGCTGGTAGGAAAGCCAGGGGCCTGGGTCTCAGGGTTGTGCTGGGAAGTGGAGCCTCTTTGGCCCTCTTTGGCCACCACCCTGAGTGCAAACCATGTGGGAAGGTTGGCTTAAGCTGCAAAACCTGAACCAGGCCATACACCTTGGCCACAGAATCTTCATCCCTGAGTACACCCAGGAGTTGCGTCTGGAGCTAAAGGGCTGTGTGTCCAACGGGAGCCTGGGCTGCCCCGTGCACCTCACCGTGGGCTCGGCCACCCTGCCCAGCAACTTCCAGAAGGTGCTGGCCTGCACCGGCCCCACCAGGACCTGCCACCTGCTGCTGCCCTCGCCACCCTGGGATAGATGGATCCAAGTGACAGCCAAGAGCCTGGCAGGACTCCATGTGTCTGTGGCATTCAGCATCGTGGCTGCCATCACAGGTGGGTTgtgtggggagggcagggtgggATGTCTCTGCCCCCTGCCCTTGACCCCCACGTCTCCCTCCGGCTGAGCCCTGGTGTTCCCGTCAGCCTGCAGGCCGGAGACCATAACCTCGCGGCACCTTCAGAGCAGTCTGAGCCAGAGCCGCAACACCTCCACTGGCCTGCTGCCCATGAGCCTTGGCCACCAGGACCCGGGTGGGAGCCATGGGCTGGGCAGTAGCTCCTTCTGCCTCACGAGCTACCCCGTCGTGCGGGAAGACGTGGATGTGGTGTCTGTGCGGTTCCGGCCCCTGGACAGGGTCTCCGTGTTGGTACAGTCTGGCATGCCCTCAGTGATGCGGCTGTACCTCGACACAGGCATGGACAGTGGGGGCTCCCTCACCATCTCCCTGAAGGCCAATGAGGTACCTCCTTGTGACCTGGCTCAACTGGGTCACAGGCCTTCCTGCCAGCTTTGGCATGGAGGTGGGGTCAGGGGGCCCTTCAGGAAACAAAGTGTCCCCAGCCAGCTTGGACCAGGAAAGGGGCTCTGTTCGAGGAAGGGGAGGCCTATTCCCCATGGTAGCATGGGCCCAGGGCTGTGCCTGCAGGTGGTGCTGGGGGCTGTGTGTCTGTAGACCTGGAAGGGGGATCCTGGGCCAGTGTAAGCCACAGAGAAGGGCGCTGCATGCCAGACTGAGTGAGAGCTTCAAGTGATGTTGGTTCTGCCTGCCTGGTGGCCGAACTGGGCTTGGGCTGACCCTGTGTGGCCCCTTCCAGACCGCACTTGCCAACAACACCCTGGTAGTGGTCTGCGTGAATGCCGCCGCCCCCTTCCTCAGCTTCACCACCTCGCTCAACTGCACCACAGGTATGGCGCGTGGCACTGGGCCTGCCACCCGTTAGCCCCTGGCTACCCTGACCAGGCCTTCCCACCCCTGCAGCCTTCTTCCAGGGCTATCCCCTGTCTCTGAGCACCTCAGCTCACAAGGCCACCCTCATCATCCCCTACCCAGAGACAGACAACTGGTACCTCTCCCTGCAGCTCGTGTGCCCTGAGGGTCCTGAGTGAGTAAacctggggctggagggaggccATTTAGGGCTGCCAGAGGGGGGCAGGCAGCAGAAGGCTGAAACATTGCCTTCAGGACCAGGGACGAGGCCCCCCACTTTCGAGTCTGGGAGTGACCCATCTTCCTACAGGGTCACTTGCCCTCTGGGAATCAGAAGAGATCCCCTTCTCTACCTGgctacccctcctgccagcacACGGAAAGGAGGACTAGCCTAGGACACAGCCCTGGACAGACTAGGACTTGGGGCAGAGCAAGGGTAAAAGGGCATCATGGCCTCGGCAGATCTCATGGTTGCTGTCCTCCAGGGCTTAGAGCCTGGGGGCCTCAGTTCTGGGTTCATGTGTCCAAGAGCCTGCTGGGAGCCCTGGCGGGGGACTGGCGAGCAGACCTCAGCAGTCTTCCTGTGGCTCCTTTCTCACAGGGAGTGTGAGCAGGTTCTGGTCCCAGTGGAAACCACCTTATACTTGGTGCCTTGCCTGAATGACTGCGGACCCTATGGCCAGTGCCTCCTGCTGCGCAGACACAGCTACCTGTATGCAGGCTGCAGCTGCAAGGCAGGTGAGGGCCAGGCCCCCAGATACTCCTGCTCGTGGCTTCCCAGCCTCTGAGGACTCTGCCAAGGCTGGGAATTGCTTCTCTCTGTTCCAGGCAAGCACAGAGGTGACTGAGATGACTTCACCTCTTGACCTTAGCCTTCTCTGCCCACACCTGTCCCACAGCTGTCTATGTGCCCATATCTTTCCCATACCTGTCTATACCTGCTGCCCACATGTGCCCCATACCTGCCTACAATTGCCCATACCTGCCCTCACCTATCTCACCTGTCCATACATGCCCATGGCTGCCCAAAGCTCCTCTCATCTGCCCACTCATGTCCCCTACCTGTCTTATAACGGCCCACATCTGCTCACACTTGCCCCATACCTGTTCTGCACTTTACCCACACCTGCCCTATACCTGTCTACACAAGCCCACACCTCCCTATACCTGTCTTCATCTGCCTACACTGGCCTATGTCTACCCACACATGTCCCACATCTGTCCCGACCTGTCCCAGCCTGTTCCTGAGAGAAAAAGGGCTTCTCTTCCGGGCACTGGGTGAGGAGCAGGCCCTGAGGTTCAGAGTGCCTGGCCTCAGCCCCCTTGGTGTAACATTGGCCACAGGCTGGCGTGGGTGGAGCTGCACAGACAATAGCACAGCCCAGACGGTAGGCCAGCAGAGGCTAGCCATGCTCCTGCTAACCCTCAGCAACCTCATGTTCCTGGCTCCTGTTGCCATCTCCATGCGCCGCTCACTCCTGGTGGAGGCCTCCGTCTATGCCTACACCATGTTCTTCTCCACGGTAGGCATCTCCTCTgctgtggggagggtggggaggtcgGGGAGGTCTGGGCCATGCTCACCTCCCTGCCTTCAGTTCTACCACGCCTGCGACCAGCCTGGGGAGGTGGTGCTGTGCATCCTCAGCTATGACACGCTGCAGTACTGCGACTTCTTGGGCTCTGGAGTATCCATCTGGGTCACCATCCTCTGCATGGCGCGGCTGAAGGCAGCCCTGAAATATGTGAGTGTGCTCCCAATCCCCGGGACTGGGCTCTGGGAGAGCAGAGGACCTCACGTGCAGTATGTCATGGGACAGACCAGAAGGAGGGCTTGCTGCTGCTCTCAGAAGCCTCCTGTCTTTCCTGGTGCCCATTGGAAGAAACTGCTTTCAGATATCAAGGGACTGTGCTGGCAGGTTGGAGGGACCAGGACAGGAAGGTGGTGGGCAGGGTTAGGTAAGGCCCCCAGCCTCTCTCTCCTGGGGCCCCATTTGGTGAGAAGGCCTGACCCGAGGCCAGACTTCCCCGAGAGGCTCTGAGTTACATTCCTGGAATCCCTGGTGCCAGGAGCACTGTGGGGACTTTTCTGCCAATCCAGGCCTGGCTACTGAAGATGCATGCCTGGTGCCCTGCCAGGCCAAGTTTTGCCTCAGAGACTCACCTGTGGATGGATCAGGGCACTATGGCTCCCACCTGCACAGGAGCTGGAGGAGGTGCACCTTCTTCCCAGTCAGCAGAGCAGGACAAAATGTGCCAGCAGTTCCGAGGGGGTGGGCAGAAAATGCTGGGGGCAGTGGGGATAGCAAGATGACCTGCATAACCAGGCCACCTGCTCCTGTTGGACTGTGGGACATCACTGATGAACCTGGGCTCCTGTGACCCTGTGGCTGTCCCTGTGTCTTGCCCAGGTTCTGTTTCTTCTGGGCACGCTGGTGTTTGCCATGTCCTTGCAGCTGGACCGCAGGGGTGCCTGGAACATGATGGGGCCTTGTTTGTTTGCCTTTGCAGTCATGGCCACCATGTGGGTAAGAGCTGGAGCAGCTGATGCTCCTGGCCCAGACCCCTTCCCTGGTGATTGGGATGGGGGCTGGTCTCTCCACACACCGGCTCTGTGGGAGGACAGAGCCTGGCCCCCACTCTGACCATGCCTCTCACCCTGGGCCTGAGTCCTGCACACCTGCTGAGTGCCACAAGTGGCCCCCTTGGGGCCCAGTGTGCTTCATGCCCGAGGACCCCTCAGGTCTTTGTGCCGGTGAGCCCCCTCCAAGCAGCTCACACCTATGGTCCCACTGCTCGGGCCTGGGCAGGCTGGGACTTGTagcctcccctgccccctcccaccaTGTTCATGTGGCGGTTTTCTCCAGGTATACCGCTGCGGGCACCGGCGCCACTGCTACCCCACCTCCTGGCAGCGCTGGGCCTTCTGCCTCCTGCCTGGCATCAGCATGGCTGCTGTGGCCATTGCCATCTATACTTCTATGACAACCAGTGACAACTACTACTACACCCACAGCATCTGGCACATGCTGCTGGCAGGGAGTGCCGCCTTCCTGCTGCCGCCGAGGGATGCGCACACCAAGCCCTGGGCCTGTTCGCAGAAGCTCCCCTGCCACTATCAGATCTGCAGGAACCACCGGGAGGAGCTGTATGCGGTCACGTGACACGGTCAAGGCCGCTCTCAGGATGACCTCTCCAACCAGGGGCAGGACTGAGGGAGAGGGACCCCGTCCAGATCAATTTCCAGCTGAATAAAATTGCCCTGCACACCTGTTTGCTTCCTCCTCCTGAGGAGAGAACCGCACGCCCCACTGCCTGGCTGTTGCGGTCCCCCTGCGGGTCCTAGCTGGTGTTTGCAGTggcccctgggcctgggcctggctgccTGGAGAACACAGGTACCGTGTGGGGAAGGTTGTGTGTTCTGATCAGGGGATGGTTGGGTATGTGGGGAAAGATCCCCCCATGGCCCTATCCTCTGTGTTGCTGTGATTGACCCAGAGGGACAGAGGAAGCCTTAGCCCACCTCCCACAGGTCCCCACtgctaaggctgggaactgcccTCCCTGCATCCCTGGCTCCAAACACTGTGTGCCCCTGAATGTCAGTCTGCCTCAGACTTGACACTGATGTGGTTGCTGTAGGGAGAGGCTACTACAATCACCAGGCAGCTAATGGGCCCTGGGGTGTGCAGAGGCCAGATGCCAGGAGACTAGGAGCAGCCGGCTTCTAGTGTCCAGCTCTGCCCTCTCCTGCCTCTGGCTGTAGCTTTGGAGCCCCGGGCCCCCAGGAAGAGCttcctgaggagggggctgcccaGCTGCCCTGGCTCAGGGGTGCCGGTACCACAGGGCCTTCCTTGCCCCAGCGTTGTGTCTGCACCCACTCTGGGACCCAGGGCCCTTGTATGGGGAGCATACTCTTCAGctgctcccaggagaggaggggatGGCCGCTGCCCTGCACTAGTCCAACCCTCATTTGGGAAGCAGGCTCCTGCGGACCTGGCCCAGCCTCTTTCCTCTGTAGGGGAAGCAGGGTAAAGAGAAGAAactgccccaggagcagtgccCCGCCCTCCCTAAGGCAGGGCCGCTGCCTGTGGGATGAATGCTGGGCGGGGCCTTGGGGAGCTGGAAGCAGGGTCAGCTTGCAGCCCTTCCACCTTCTGTCCTAGGGGCTTCCCTTCTGTGTCCTGTCCAGTTGCGGCCTGCACTGCACACTGTACCCTGCATCTAGCCACCGGAGCACTCTCTAGGCTTGTAAAGGAGAAACATACGGTGTTTTCTGGggtaaaaaattttaagacattAAGAGACAATTTTATGTAGCTCTTGATTTCTCTGTGATTGAATATTCTACATTGATATTTCAAGGCAAATGGGTTACCTTGCTGTCTGCGCCTCCgggaggaggtgggtgggagTGAGTGGGGAGAGGtggccctccctgcccaggtTGCAGCTCGCGGGAGACGCGGCCGCACTTGCAGACGGTGCCTGGCGGTGCCTCCGTGTCTGCAGGGCGTTTTCCACAGTCCCAGATGGACGAAAAGAGGGCGGGACGAGGGTTAGACGGACGGGTGTCGCAGCCAGTCAGCGGCGGGTAGAGCGTGGGGTTTCCGGTTCCGGCACCGCATGGATCTTGGGCGGTAGACTCCGTGGCTCGGCGCCCGGCGGAATCGAGCGGGGTACCTGGCTTCCGGCCAGGGCCAAGCCGGGGGGCGGGGTCTGGTCGCACGGGGATTAAAGACTGCGTCGGGTTTGGCTGGGCTGCGGCGTGACGGCGATCCCCGCCCCTGCCCCTGTCCAGGCGCGCCGCGATGCCCCTGCCTCTGCAGGCTCGCCGCGATGCCCCTGCCTCTCCAGGCGCGCCACGATGCCCCTGCCTCTCCAGGCGCGCCACGATGCCCCTGCCTCTCCAGGCGCGCCACGATGCCCCTGCACAAGGTCCCGGTCCACCTGTGGAAGCAGTTCCTGCTGCGCGAGGGCTTGTGCTCCCGCCTGCTCAGCCACTACCTACGATCCCTGGAGGAGGCGCGGACGCCCATGCCCGTCCACTACAGGCCGCACGGGGCCAAGTTCAAGATCAGTCCCAA
This sequence is a window from Manis pentadactyla isolate mManPen7 chromosome 5, mManPen7.hap1, whole genome shotgun sequence. Protein-coding genes within it:
- the LOC118931793 gene encoding post-GPI attachment to proteins factor 6-like isoform X8 — its product is MGHTGTRAGVAAAAAAWALLLLAWPPPAAGDSGESDVRLVSEQFSQSPQKLSFYSWYGSARLFQFRVPPDTVLLRCLFHVSRGGSPTCANVEITVYFRYGAPPVINPLGTSFPDNTSVQPSFLVKMLESNASVNISHPAPGDWFVAAHLPPSSQKIEVKGFAPTCAYIFQPDMLVVRVVEVSILEPDMPLLQTLLSHPSYLKIFIPEYTQELRLELKGCVSNGSLGCPVHLTVGSATLPSNFQKVLACTGPTRTCHLLLPSPPWDRWIQVTAKSLAGLHVSVAFSIVAAITACRPETITSRHLQSSLSQSRNTSTGLLPMSLGHQDPGGSHGLGSSSFCLTSYPVVREDVDVVSVRFRPLDRVSVLVQSGMPSVMRLYLDTGMDSGGSLTISLKANETALANNTLVVVCVNAAAPFLSFTTSLNCTTGLPTPAAFFQGYPLSLSTSAHKATLIIPYPETDNWYLSLQLVCPEGPEECEQVLVPVETTLYLVPCLNDCGPYGQCLLLRRHSYLYAGCSCKAGWRGWSCTDNSTAQTVGQQRLAMLLLTLSNLMFLAPVAISMRRSLLVEASVYAYTMFFSTFYHACDQPGEVVLCILSYDTLQYCDFLGSGVSIWVTILCMARLKAALKYVLFLLGTLVFAMSLQLDRRGAWNMMGPCLFAFAVMATMYTAAGTGATATPPPGSAGPSASCLASAWLLWPLPSILL
- the LOC118931793 gene encoding post-GPI attachment to proteins factor 6-like isoform X5 codes for the protein MGHTGTRAGVAAAAAAWALLLLAWPPPAAGDSGESDVRLVSEQFSQSPQKLSFYSWYGSARLFQFRVPPDTVLLRCLFHVSRGGSPTCANVEITVYFRYGAPPVINPLGTSFPDNTSVQPSFLVKMLESNASVNISHPAPGDWFVAAHLPPSSQKIEVKGFAPTCAYIFQPDMLVVRVVEVSILEPDMPLLQTLLSHPSYLKIFIPEYTQELRLELKGCVSNGSLGCPVHLTVGSATLPSNFQKVLACTGPTRTCHLLLPSPPWDRWIQVTAKSLAGLHVSVAFSIVAAITACRPETITSRHLQSSLSQSRNTSTGLLPMSLGHQDPGGSHGLGSSSFCLTSYPVVREDVDVVSVRFRPLDRVSVLVQSGMPSVMRLYLDTGMDSGGSLTISLKANETALANNTLVVVCVNAAAPFLSFTTSLNCTTGLPTPAAFFQGYPLSLSTSAHKATLIIPYPETDNWYLSLQLVCPEGPEECEQVLVPVETTLYLVPCLNDCGPYGQCLLLRRHSYLYAGCSCKAGWRGWSCTDNSTAQTVGQQRLAMLLLTLSNLMFLAPVAISMRRSLLVEASVYAYTMFFSTFYHACDQPGEVVLCILSYDTLQYCDFLGSGVSIWVTILCMARLKAALKYVLFLLGTLVFAMSLQLDRRGAWNMMGPCLFAFAVMATMWVYRCGHRRHCYPTSWQRWAFCLLPGISMAAVAIAIYTSMTTSDNYYYTHSIWHMLLAGSAAFLLPPRDAHTKPWACSQKLPCHYQICRNHREELYAVT
- the LOC118931793 gene encoding post-GPI attachment to proteins factor 6-like isoform X3, which translates into the protein MGHTGTRAGVAAAAAAWALLLLAWPPPAAGDSGESDVRLVSEQFSQSPQKLSFYSWYGSARLFQFRVPPDTVLLRCLFHVSRGGSPTCANVEITVYFRYGAPPVINPLGTSFPDNTSVQPSFLVKMLESNASVNISHPAPGDWFVAAHLPPSSQKIEVKGFAPTCAYIFQPDMLVVRVVEVSILEPDMPLLQTLLSHPSYLKIFIPEYTQELRLELKGCVSNGSLGCPVHLTVGSATLPSNFQKVLACTGPTRTCHLLLPSPPWDRWIQVTAKSLAGLHVSVAFSIVAAITACRPETITSRHLQSSLSQSRNTSTGLLPMSLGHQDPGGSHGLGSSSFCLTSYPVVREDVDVVSVRFRPLDRVSVLVQSGMPSVMRLYLDTGMDSGGSLTISLKANETALANNTLVVVCVNAAAPFLSFTTSLNCTTETDNWYLSLQLVCPEGPEECEQVLVPVETTLYLVPCLNDCGPYGQCLLLRRHSYLYAGCSCKAGWRGWSCTDNSTAQTVGQQRLAMLLLTLSNLMFLAPVAISMRRSLLVEASVYAYTMFFSTFYHACDQPGEVVLCILSYDTLQYCDFLGSGVSIWVTILCMARLKAALKYTRRRACCCSQKPPVFPGAHWKKLLSDIKGLCWQVGGTRTGRWWAGLGSVSSGHAGVCHVLAAGPQGCLEHDGALFVCLCSHGHHVYRCGHRRHCYPTSWQRWAFCLLPGISMAAVAIAIYTSMTTSDNYYYTHSIWHMLLAGSAAFLLPPRDAHTKPWACSQKLPCHYQICRNHREELYAVT
- the LOC118931793 gene encoding post-GPI attachment to proteins factor 6-like isoform X2; protein product: MGHTGTRAGVAAAAAAWALLLLAWPPPAAGDSGESDVRLVSEQFSQSPQKLSFYSWYGSARLFQFRVPPDTVLLRCLFHVSRGGSPTCANVEITVYFRYGAPPVINPLGTSFPDNTSVQPSFLVKMLESNASVNISHPAPGDWFVAAHLPPSSQKIEVKGFAPTCAYIFQPDMLVVRVVEVSILEPDMPLLQTLLSHPSYLKIFIPEYTQELRLELKGCVSNGSLGCPVHLTVGSATLPSNFQKVLACTGPTRTCHLLLPSPPWDRWIQVTAKSLAGLHVSVAFSIVAAITACRPETITSRHLQSSLSQSRNTSTGLLPMSLGHQDPGGSHGLGSSSFCLTSYPVVREDVDVVSVRFRPLDRVSVLVQSGMPSVMRLYLDTGMDSGGSLTISLKANETALANNTLVVVCVNAAAPFLSFTTSLNCTTAFFQGYPLSLSTSAHKATLIIPYPETDNWYLSLQLVCPEGPEECEQVLVPVETTLYLVPCLNDCGPYGQCLLLRRHSYLYAGCSCKAGWRGWSCTDNSTAQTVGQQRLAMLLLTLSNLMFLAPVAISMRRSLLVEASVYAYTMFFSTFYHACDQPGEVVLCILSYDTLQYCDFLGSGVSIWVTILCMARLKAALKYTRRRACCCSQKPPVFPGAHWKKLLSDIKGLCWQVGGTRTGRWWAGLGSVSSGHAGVCHVLAAGPQGCLEHDGALFVCLCSHGHHVYRCGHRRHCYPTSWQRWAFCLLPGISMAAVAIAIYTSMTTSDNYYYTHSIWHMLLAGSAAFLLPPRDAHTKPWACSQKLPCHYQICRNHREELYAVT
- the LOC118931793 gene encoding post-GPI attachment to proteins factor 6-like isoform X6, which translates into the protein MGHTGTRAGVAAAAAAWALLLLAWPPPAAGDSGESDVRLVSEQFSQSPQKLSFYSWYGSARLFQFRVPPDTVLLRCLFHVSRGGSPTCANVEITVYFRYGAPPVINPLGTSFPDNTSVQPSFLVKMLESNASVNISHPAPGDWFVAAHLPPSSQKIEVKGFAPTCAYIFQPDMLVVRVVEVSILEPDMPLLQTLLSHPSYLKIFIPEYTQELRLELKGCVSNGSLGCPVHLTVGSATLPSNFQKVLACTGPTRTCHLLLPSPPWDRWIQVTAKSLAGLHVSVAFSIVAAITACRPETITSRHLQSSLSQSRNTSTGLLPMSLGHQDPGGSHGLGSSSFCLTSYPVVREDVDVVSVRFRPLDRVSVLVQSGMPSVMRLYLDTGMDSGGSLTISLKANETALANNTLVVVCVNAAAPFLSFTTSLNCTTAFFQGYPLSLSTSAHKATLIIPYPETDNWYLSLQLVCPEGPEECEQVLVPVETTLYLVPCLNDCGPYGQCLLLRRHSYLYAGCSCKAGWRGWSCTDNSTAQTVGQQRLAMLLLTLSNLMFLAPVAISMRRSLLVEASVYAYTMFFSTFYHACDQPGEVVLCILSYDTLQYCDFLGSGVSIWVTILCMARLKAALKYVLFLLGTLVFAMSLQLDRRGAWNMMGPCLFAFAVMATMWVYRCGHRRHCYPTSWQRWAFCLLPGISMAAVAIAIYTSMTTSDNYYYTHSIWHMLLAGSAAFLLPPRDAHTKPWACSQKLPCHYQICRNHREELYAVT
- the LOC118931793 gene encoding post-GPI attachment to proteins factor 6-like isoform X4, producing the protein MGHTGTRAGVAAAAAAWALLLLAWPPPAAGDSGESDVRLVSEQFSQSPQKLSFYSWYGSARLFQFRVPPDTVLLRCLFHVSRGGSPTCANVEITVYFRYGAPPVINPLGTSFPDNTSVQPSFLVKMLESNASVNISHPAPGDWFVAAHLPPSSQKIEVKGFAPTCAYIFQPDMLVVRVVEVSILEPDMPLLQTLLSHPSYLNNFQKVLACTGPTRTCHLLLPSPPWDRWIQVTAKSLAGLHVSVAFSIVAAITACRPETITSRHLQSSLSQSRNTSTGLLPMSLGHQDPGGSHGLGSSSFCLTSYPVVREDVDVVSVRFRPLDRVSVLVQSGMPSVMRLYLDTGMDSGGSLTISLKANETALANNTLVVVCVNAAAPFLSFTTSLNCTTGLPTPAAFFQGYPLSLSTSAHKATLIIPYPETDNWYLSLQLVCPEGPEECEQVLVPVETTLYLVPCLNDCGPYGQCLLLRRHSYLYAGCSCKAGWRGWSCTDNSTAQTVGQQRLAMLLLTLSNLMFLAPVAISMRRSLLVEASVYAYTMFFSTFYHACDQPGEVVLCILSYDTLQYCDFLGSGVSIWVTILCMARLKAALKYTRRRACCCSQKPPVFPGAHWKKLLSDIKGLCWQVGGTRTGRWWAGLGSVSSGHAGVCHVLAAGPQGCLEHDGALFVCLCSHGHHVYRCGHRRHCYPTSWQRWAFCLLPGISMAAVAIAIYTSMTTSDNYYYTHSIWHMLLAGSAAFLLPPRDAHTKPWACSQKLPCHYQICRNHREELYAVT
- the LOC118931793 gene encoding post-GPI attachment to proteins factor 6-like isoform X7, with amino-acid sequence MGHTGTRAGVAAAAAAWALLLLAWPPPAAGDSGESDVRLVSEQFSQSPQKLSFYSWYGSARLFQFRVPPDTVLLRCLFHVSRGGSPTCANVEITVYFRYGAPPVINPLGTSFPDNTSVQPSFLVKMLESNASVNISHPAPGDWFVAAHLPPSSQKIEVKGFAPTCAYIFQPDMLVVRVVEVSILEPDMPLLQTLLSHPSYLKIFIPEYTQELRLELKGCVSNGSLGCPVHLTVGSATLPSNFQKVLACTGPTRTCHLLLPSPPWDRWIQVTAKSLAGLHVSVAFSIVAAITACRPETITSRHLQSSLSQSRNTSTGLLPMSLGHQDPGGSHGLGSSSFCLTSYPVVREDVDVVSVRFRPLDRVSVLVQSGMPSVMRLYLDTGMDSGGSLTISLKANETALANNTLVVVCVNAAAPFLSFTTSLNCTTGLPTPAAFFQGYPLSLSTSAHKATLIIPYPETDNWYLSLQLVCPEGPEECEQVLVPVETTLYLVPCLNDCGPYGQCLLLRRHSYLYAGCSCKAGWRGWSCTDNSTAQTVGQQRLAMLLLTLSNLMFLAPVAISMRRSLLVEASVYAYTMFFSTFYHACDQPGEVVLCILSYDTLQYCDFLGSGVSIWVTILCMARLKAALKYTRRRACCCSQKPPVFPGAHWKKLLSDIKGLCWQVGGTRTGRWWAGLGSVSSGHAGVCHVLAAGPQGCLEHDGALFVCLCSHGHHVGIPLRAPAPLLPHLLAALGLLPPAWHQHGCCGHCHLYFYDNQ